From Streptomyces qinzhouensis, one genomic window encodes:
- a CDS encoding iron-siderophore ABC transporter substrate-binding protein, giving the protein MLGFTRVRRRALAAAATAAAVVLTVAGCSKDDGGKESSGSADKSSGAFPVTIKSALGPAEITKAPKRIVTLGQGSAETAIALGTTPVGIEGYPWGSDKTGYLPWIHEAVTKKGEKLPKQFTGGEELDTEAILELDPDLILAPWSGITQKQFNVLKDIAPTVAYPDLPWSTNWDQQIDTIAKAMGKPEEAKKLVATIEKQLADAAATRPQYKDLKFSYIYNSGPGTLGIFKPEEQRVKMVSSLGLTVDPVVNQFPETKGTDSALIGLENAGKLKDSDLIFTFYTDEKNRRDIEKQPLYAGIPAVKKGAVVVGDTASFVTASSIINPLTVPWTVDRYLPLIDKAVAAAKK; this is encoded by the coding sequence ATGCTCGGGTTCACTCGCGTTCGTCGTCGCGCCCTCGCCGCCGCGGCCACGGCCGCCGCCGTCGTTCTCACCGTCGCCGGCTGCTCGAAGGACGACGGCGGCAAGGAGTCCTCCGGCTCCGCGGACAAGAGCAGTGGCGCGTTCCCCGTCACCATCAAGAGCGCCCTCGGCCCGGCGGAGATCACCAAGGCGCCGAAGCGGATCGTCACCCTGGGCCAGGGCTCGGCCGAGACCGCGATAGCCCTCGGCACCACACCGGTCGGCATCGAGGGCTACCCCTGGGGCAGCGACAAGACCGGCTATCTGCCGTGGATCCACGAGGCCGTGACGAAGAAGGGCGAGAAGCTGCCCAAGCAGTTCACGGGCGGCGAGGAACTGGACACCGAGGCGATCCTGGAGCTGGACCCCGATCTGATCCTGGCCCCCTGGTCGGGCATCACCCAGAAGCAGTTCAACGTCCTCAAGGACATCGCGCCCACGGTCGCGTACCCGGATCTGCCCTGGAGCACCAACTGGGACCAGCAGATCGACACCATCGCCAAGGCCATGGGCAAGCCCGAGGAGGCGAAGAAGCTCGTCGCAACCATCGAGAAGCAGCTCGCCGACGCCGCGGCCACCCGTCCCCAGTACAAGGACCTCAAGTTCTCGTACATCTACAACAGCGGCCCCGGCACCCTCGGCATCTTCAAGCCCGAGGAGCAGCGGGTCAAGATGGTCTCCTCCCTCGGCCTCACGGTCGACCCGGTGGTGAACCAGTTCCCGGAGACCAAGGGCACCGACTCGGCGCTGATCGGCCTGGAGAACGCCGGGAAGCTGAAGGACAGCGACCTGATCTTCACGTTCTACACGGACGAGAAGAACCGCCGGGACATCGAGAAGCAGCCGCTGTACGCGGGCATCCCGGCGGTCAAGAAGGGTGCCGTCGTCGTCGGTGACACGGCCTCCTTCGTCACCGCGTCCTCCATCATCAACCCGCTGACCGTGCCGTGGACGGTCGACCGCTATCTGCCGCTGATCGACAAGGCCGTCGCCGCCGCCAAGAAGTAG
- a CDS encoding FecCD family ABC transporter permease: MATISPAPRGGVSRTGGAARRAVGMSAGLLFLALALFASVMFGSRTTSFGEVVDVLSGTADAQLTAVVESRYPRTALGVLAGLALAVAGTLMQGVSRNALAEPGLLGINAGASASIVTATAFLGASGSTAAMWWALPGALLAGVLVLAIGSGGSGRSQVRLVLAGAVLSAVLMAFIQAVTLTRPQVFDSYRYWVVGALGGRDFEVFRAMLPFTCAGLLLALVLARGLNALALGDATAAALGARPWLVRSGGLLAATVLSASATAAVGPIAFVGLAVPHVVRAVVGIDFHRQILFSCVAGPALLLTADVVGRVVLRPQELMVGVVTAFVGAPALLVAVRRMRGNA; this comes from the coding sequence ATGGCCACGATCTCACCGGCACCGCGGGGCGGTGTCTCCCGTACGGGGGGCGCCGCCCGGCGGGCTGTCGGCATGTCCGCGGGGCTGCTGTTCCTCGCCCTCGCCCTGTTCGCCAGTGTCATGTTCGGCAGCCGGACGACCTCGTTCGGGGAAGTCGTGGACGTGCTCTCGGGCACGGCCGACGCCCAGCTCACCGCGGTCGTCGAGAGCCGCTATCCGCGTACCGCGCTCGGTGTGCTCGCCGGGCTCGCGCTCGCCGTCGCGGGCACCCTGATGCAGGGGGTGAGCCGTAACGCGCTCGCCGAGCCCGGGCTGCTCGGCATCAACGCGGGCGCCTCGGCGAGCATTGTCACCGCGACCGCCTTCCTCGGCGCGAGCGGCAGCACGGCCGCCATGTGGTGGGCGCTGCCCGGCGCCCTGCTGGCGGGGGTGCTCGTCCTGGCCATCGGCTCCGGGGGCTCGGGCCGCAGCCAGGTGCGGCTGGTGCTGGCGGGAGCGGTGCTCTCCGCCGTGCTGATGGCGTTCATCCAGGCCGTGACCCTGACCCGGCCGCAGGTCTTCGACAGCTACCGGTACTGGGTGGTCGGCGCGCTGGGCGGCCGGGACTTCGAGGTGTTCCGGGCGATGCTGCCGTTCACCTGCGCGGGTCTGCTGCTGGCCCTGGTGCTGGCCCGCGGGCTGAACGCGCTGGCCCTGGGTGATGCCACAGCCGCCGCGCTGGGTGCCCGGCCGTGGCTGGTGCGCTCCGGCGGACTGCTGGCGGCCACCGTGCTGAGCGCGTCGGCGACCGCCGCGGTGGGGCCGATCGCCTTCGTCGGACTGGCCGTGCCGCATGTGGTGCGGGCCGTCGTCGGGATCGACTTCCACCGGCAGATCCTGTTCTCGTGCGTGGCGGGACCGGCGCTGCTGCTGACCGCCGATGTGGTGGGACGGGTGGTGCTGCGCCCGCAGGAGCTGATGGTCGGAGTCGTGACCGCGTTCGTGGGCGCGCCCGCGCTGCTGGTCGCGGTGCGACGGATGAGGGGGAACGCATGA
- a CDS encoding FecCD family ABC transporter permease, with protein MTAPKTRIPDRAPVRAHPGTAVPRAVGRPKGLLRIGPYATVSVRPVAVLVALGLLLLTSVAAVATLSMGRLGIPLAELGTALGGGAEGRDAFVLERLRGPRLVVALGTGCALGLSGALFQSATRNPLGSPDVIGVAAGAGAGAATAALFLPGTVPVPMGALLGAVLAMALVYVSTGTGFRNPARLVVAGLGVAAICQAMTQYVVYAMERDNASALTAYINGSLSSRSWEDATTIGLVLLAAVVPLALLARPLGAAEMGDDIAQGLGAEPRRAKSLAVVLAIVLAAGAVAVAGPIAFIALTAPQVAKRLTRLPGPHLVLSGLTGALLLVLADLCAQQLPLFEDLPVGIYTMAIGGAYLGLLLVQERRRGRL; from the coding sequence ATGACCGCCCCGAAGACGCGGATACCCGACCGGGCGCCCGTGCGGGCGCACCCCGGTACCGCTGTCCCCCGCGCCGTCGGACGGCCGAAGGGGCTGCTGCGGATCGGACCGTACGCGACCGTGTCCGTCCGCCCGGTCGCCGTTCTCGTCGCTCTGGGTCTGCTGCTGCTGACCTCGGTCGCCGCGGTCGCGACCCTCTCGATGGGCCGGCTCGGGATTCCGCTCGCCGAACTCGGTACGGCGCTGGGCGGCGGCGCCGAGGGCCGGGACGCCTTCGTCCTGGAGCGGCTGCGCGGGCCCCGGCTGGTGGTCGCGCTGGGCACCGGCTGTGCGCTGGGGCTGTCCGGTGCGCTGTTCCAGTCGGCCACCCGCAATCCGCTGGGCAGTCCGGATGTGATCGGGGTGGCCGCGGGGGCGGGCGCGGGCGCGGCGACGGCCGCGCTCTTCCTGCCGGGCACCGTCCCGGTCCCGATGGGGGCGCTCCTCGGGGCCGTCCTGGCGATGGCGCTGGTCTATGTGTCGACGGGGACCGGTTTCCGCAATCCGGCGCGGCTGGTGGTCGCGGGTCTCGGGGTGGCGGCGATCTGCCAGGCGATGACGCAGTACGTCGTGTACGCGATGGAGCGGGACAACGCGTCCGCGCTGACCGCGTACATCAACGGCAGCCTGTCCTCGCGGTCGTGGGAGGACGCGACGACGATCGGTCTGGTGCTGCTGGCGGCGGTGGTTCCGCTGGCGCTGCTGGCCCGCCCGCTGGGCGCCGCCGAGATGGGTGACGATATCGCCCAGGGGCTGGGGGCCGAGCCGAGGCGGGCCAAATCCCTCGCCGTGGTGCTGGCGATCGTGCTGGCGGCGGGGGCGGTCGCGGTGGCGGGCCCGATCGCGTTCATCGCGCTCACCGCACCGCAGGTCGCGAAGCGGCTGACCCGGCTGCCGGGTCCGCATCTGGTGCTGTCGGGGCTGACGGGGGCGCTGCTGCTGGTGCTGGCCGATCTCTGCGCGCAGCAGTTGCCGCTCTTCGAGGATCTGCCCGTCGGGATCTACACGATGGCGATCGGCGGGGCGTATCTCGGCCTTCTGCTGGTGCAGGAGCGGCGGCGCGGAAGGCTGTGA
- a CDS encoding SpoIIE family protein phosphatase produces MYLLDEGGDRLRLTEAAEGPGAGYGMPPSLRLADRSPVAEAFRTGRPHWLGPAALADLGDGGGAAGQEDGNGEAGDGEAAGLAKSAAGWPADTSLAVLPLGGHAGRRGCLVVAGVAPGGFDADRRLLLELYADQVAARVEAFEARLVRRGEPRPEGGARLVPVRSGAFVVDLATGAMTADDQVLDLLGLPPGEFDGRAATLIACAVPDDIPALMSVVEPGPWAPAEHQLAFRVRCLSGELRWLGLRCRILLAPDGTPGRMLGVVADAAYLRPGVDEVSQVQRLSAALAGAATVREVSGTAVAALRVPLGASRVAVAEVAAERLFVTLLDPPEPEAWPGLWRREWRSEWPDAAGSALPTLRRALREGAVTTWLPGADLEPGLVDIGPGGLAVLPLQADGRVVGVCLVGWDEEHRFGPEERSLLTAAASLVGRALMRAHALDARTELARTLQRSLLPRTLPRLPGARAVARYLPATEGLEVGGDWYDVIPLPDRRVALVIGDVQGHSAEAATIMGQMRTAIRAYAVEGHPPDVVLSLANRLLTGMETDLFATCCYVDLDLEDGAALLVRAGHTAPLLRHPGGATEELAVRGGPPLGVVPDAQYPMTEAGLKPGTVLTLLTDGLVEAADLPLDDGMARLRTLLSGIDPADPGRAADELLTNVERRDDDVAVLLLRYDGTDVRPQRARWAVWRLPDAIVHARRFTERTLRSWGAAGPLDVPLLIVSELVTNAVAHTRGQVGLDLKLTGEKLRIAVNDSSPRGPMRPTVLDPDATSGRGLLLVKALATASGSLPLAGGKRVWAETAVDLGGPAAGSGERPG; encoded by the coding sequence GTGTATCTGCTGGACGAGGGAGGGGACCGGCTGCGGCTCACCGAGGCCGCGGAGGGGCCCGGTGCCGGATACGGGATGCCGCCGTCCCTCCGGCTCGCCGATCGCTCCCCCGTCGCCGAGGCCTTCCGCACCGGGCGCCCGCACTGGCTGGGACCCGCCGCGCTCGCGGACCTCGGGGACGGCGGCGGGGCGGCCGGGCAGGAGGACGGGAACGGCGAGGCCGGGGACGGCGAGGCCGCCGGTCTCGCCAAGTCGGCCGCCGGCTGGCCGGCGGACACCTCACTGGCCGTGCTGCCGCTCGGCGGGCACGCCGGCCGGCGCGGCTGTCTGGTGGTGGCCGGGGTCGCGCCCGGGGGTTTCGACGCCGACCGCCGATTACTGCTCGAGCTGTACGCGGATCAGGTGGCGGCCCGGGTCGAGGCCTTCGAGGCGCGCTTGGTACGGCGCGGTGAGCCGCGACCGGAGGGCGGGGCCCGGCTGGTGCCGGTCCGCAGCGGGGCGTTCGTCGTCGATCTCGCCACCGGCGCGATGACCGCCGACGATCAGGTCCTCGACCTCCTCGGTCTGCCGCCCGGCGAGTTCGACGGGCGGGCGGCGACGCTGATCGCCTGTGCCGTGCCCGATGACATTCCGGCGCTGATGTCGGTGGTGGAGCCGGGGCCATGGGCGCCCGCGGAGCATCAGCTGGCGTTCCGGGTCCGCTGTCTGAGCGGTGAGCTGCGGTGGCTGGGGCTGCGCTGCCGGATACTCCTGGCACCCGACGGGACCCCCGGCCGGATGCTGGGAGTCGTCGCGGACGCCGCCTATCTGCGGCCGGGCGTCGACGAGGTCTCACAGGTCCAGCGGCTGTCGGCGGCGCTGGCGGGCGCGGCGACGGTCCGCGAGGTGAGCGGGACGGCGGTCGCGGCGCTGCGGGTGCCCCTGGGCGCCAGCCGGGTCGCGGTGGCGGAGGTGGCGGCGGAACGGCTCTTCGTCACCCTGCTCGACCCGCCCGAGCCCGAGGCCTGGCCCGGTCTGTGGCGCAGGGAGTGGCGTTCGGAGTGGCCGGACGCGGCCGGCAGCGCGCTGCCCACACTCCGCCGCGCGCTGCGGGAGGGAGCGGTCACCACCTGGCTGCCGGGTGCCGATCTCGAACCCGGGCTGGTCGACATCGGCCCCGGCGGTCTGGCGGTGCTGCCGCTCCAGGCCGACGGCCGGGTGGTCGGGGTCTGTCTGGTCGGGTGGGACGAGGAACACCGGTTCGGTCCCGAGGAAAGGTCACTGCTGACGGCGGCGGCCAGCCTGGTGGGCCGGGCGCTGATGCGGGCCCATGCGCTCGACGCCCGTACGGAGCTGGCGCGCACGCTCCAGCGGAGTCTGCTGCCGCGCACCCTGCCCCGGCTGCCCGGGGCGCGGGCCGTCGCCCGCTATCTGCCGGCCACCGAAGGGCTGGAGGTCGGCGGGGACTGGTACGACGTGATACCGCTGCCGGACCGGCGGGTGGCCCTGGTCATCGGCGATGTGCAGGGGCACAGCGCGGAGGCGGCGACCATCATGGGGCAGATGCGGACGGCGATCCGGGCGTACGCGGTGGAAGGGCATCCGCCCGATGTGGTGCTGAGTCTGGCGAACCGGCTGCTGACCGGCATGGAGACCGATCTCTTCGCCACCTGCTGCTATGTGGACCTCGATCTGGAGGACGGGGCGGCGCTGCTGGTCCGGGCGGGGCATACGGCCCCGCTGCTGCGGCATCCGGGCGGTGCCACCGAGGAGCTGGCGGTCCGCGGGGGTCCGCCGCTCGGGGTCGTACCGGACGCGCAGTACCCCATGACCGAGGCCGGGCTGAAGCCGGGAACGGTCCTCACCCTGTTGACGGACGGTCTGGTCGAGGCGGCGGATCTGCCGCTGGACGACGGAATGGCCCGGTTGCGGACCCTGCTGTCGGGGATCGACCCGGCGGATCCGGGGCGGGCGGCCGACGAACTGCTGACCAATGTGGAACGGCGGGACGACGATGTGGCCGTGCTGCTGCTGCGGTACGACGGTACGGACGTCCGGCCGCAGCGGGCGCGCTGGGCGGTGTGGCGGCTGCCGGACGCGATCGTGCACGCCCGCCGGTTCACCGAGCGCACCCTGCGGTCCTGGGGCGCGGCCGGACCGCTGGACGTACCCCTGCTGATCGTGTCCGAGCTGGTGACGAACGCGGTGGCGCACACCCGGGGGCAGGTGGGTCTGGACCTGAAGCTCACCGGGGAGAAGCTGCGGATCGCGGTCAACGACTCCTCCCCGCGCGGGCCGATGCGGCCGACCGTGCTCGACCCGGACGCGACCTCCGGCCGGGGTCTGCTGCTCGTCAAGGCGCTGGCGACGGCGTCGGGTTCGCTGCCGCTCGCGGGCGGCAAGCGGGTATGGGCGGAGACCGCCGTGGACCTGGGCGGGCCGGCGGCCGGGAGCGGCGAGCGGCCCGGGTGA
- a CDS encoding MFS transporter: MKDLVLLYPVYALLFAGHGLSTGQISSLFVIWSVTGVVAEVPSGVRADTVSRRSALVAGALLTGAGFGLWVAVPSYPAFAVGFVLWGLGGALGSGALEALVYEELEYLGAADRYAVLTGRSAAVATLATAVATAAAAPVFALGGFTLLGAASTAACVLCAVAAAALPERRGGPAPGEQGAGAAAAGASADAGVPAAADDGAGYGATLRAGLGEVQRIPAVRHAVLMVIVLTTVWGSLDEYVPLLASATGAAVHHVPLLVLVVYAGVALGGVPAGRARRWGVRTTAALLAGAAVLSAVGALSGSPLGFALPAAAFLVFQLADVVADTRLQESLTGRSRATVTSLAGLGTELTTLLVYGVYGAASGYADHGTLFALFTLPYAVIAAVLAVRGRSGGAAGCGSPRSAG; the protein is encoded by the coding sequence CTGAAGGATCTCGTCCTTCTCTATCCCGTCTATGCCCTGCTCTTCGCCGGACACGGGCTGAGTACGGGTCAGATCTCGTCCCTCTTCGTCATCTGGTCGGTCACCGGGGTGGTGGCCGAGGTTCCGTCGGGTGTCCGGGCCGATACGGTGTCCCGCCGTTCGGCCCTGGTCGCCGGTGCCCTGCTGACGGGCGCCGGGTTCGGGCTGTGGGTGGCGGTGCCGTCGTATCCGGCGTTCGCCGTGGGGTTCGTGCTGTGGGGGCTGGGCGGCGCGCTGGGTTCGGGGGCGCTGGAGGCGCTGGTGTACGAGGAGTTGGAGTACCTCGGCGCGGCGGACCGGTACGCGGTGCTGACGGGCCGGTCCGCCGCGGTCGCCACCCTCGCGACGGCGGTGGCCACGGCGGCCGCCGCGCCGGTGTTCGCCCTGGGCGGGTTCACCTTGCTCGGGGCCGCGAGTACGGCGGCGTGTGTGCTGTGCGCGGTGGCCGCGGCGGCTCTGCCGGAGCGGCGCGGCGGTCCGGCGCCGGGCGAACAGGGCGCCGGGGCGGCGGCTGCCGGTGCTTCGGCGGATGCGGGTGTTCCGGCGGCTGCGGACGACGGCGCCGGGTACGGGGCGACGCTGCGGGCGGGGCTCGGTGAGGTACAGCGGATTCCAGCCGTCCGCCACGCCGTTCTCATGGTGATCGTACTGACCACCGTCTGGGGTTCGCTCGACGAGTACGTGCCCCTGCTGGCGTCCGCGACGGGGGCCGCCGTCCACCATGTCCCGCTGCTGGTGCTGGTGGTGTACGCGGGGGTGGCGCTCGGTGGTGTGCCGGCCGGCCGGGCCCGGCGGTGGGGGGTACGGACCACGGCGGCGCTGCTCGCGGGGGCGGCCGTCCTGTCGGCGGTGGGCGCGCTATCGGGCTCTCCCCTCGGTTTCGCCCTGCCGGCAGCGGCGTTCCTGGTGTTCCAGCTGGCCGATGTGGTCGCCGACACCCGGCTCCAGGAGTCCCTGACCGGCCGGTCGCGGGCGACCGTCACTTCGCTGGCGGGGCTGGGGACGGAGCTGACGACACTGCTGGTGTACGGGGTGTACGGCGCCGCGTCCGGATACGCGGACCACGGAACGCTGTTCGCACTGTTCACCCTCCCCTATGCGGTGATCGCGGCCGTTCTCGCGGTACGGGGACGGAGCGGCGGGGCCGCCGGGTGCGGGAGCCCGAGGTCCGCCGGGTGA
- a CDS encoding glycosyltransferase, producing MRVAVMTAGSRGDVAPFTGLGHGLARAGHEVTLVTHERFGPLAEAAGIGFRPLPVDPLAELESASGRGLHRSGTGAGKLVRVVALARAVAGELSGGLLAAAADSDLLLLSVSVAPLGLAIAEGLNLPSLGVYLQPHAVTGEFAPPMIGTRSLGRSGNRLATRAVNAAVDAVFTEAVHELRAGLGLPRAGSRAARRAREAGNWPVLHGFSERIVPRPADWRSGLRVAGYWWPYDAPSTALPAGLSAFLDAGPPPVFVGLGSATTPDPERVGATVVRALRAAGLRGVVQSGWAGLRAEGDDMLTIGEVPHRDLFPRMAAVVHACGAGTTAAGLRAGVPAVPVPVQFDQSFWAARLTALGVAPGAVPLRGLTAPALTAALRKATGDESYRVRARALAALLAREDGIGPVLAAVEARAGG from the coding sequence ATGCGAGTGGCGGTCATGACGGCGGGCTCCCGGGGCGATGTGGCTCCTTTCACCGGACTCGGGCACGGTCTGGCGCGGGCCGGACACGAGGTCACCCTGGTCACCCACGAACGGTTCGGTCCACTGGCCGAAGCGGCGGGGATCGGTTTCCGTCCGCTGCCCGTCGATCCGCTGGCCGAGCTGGAGTCGGCCTCGGGGCGCGGGCTGCACCGCAGCGGCACGGGGGCGGGAAAGCTGGTGCGGGTGGTCGCGCTGGCGCGGGCCGTCGCGGGGGAACTGTCCGGCGGGCTGCTGGCGGCGGCGGCGGACAGCGACCTTCTGCTGCTGTCCGTGTCGGTGGCCCCGCTGGGCCTGGCGATCGCGGAGGGACTGAACCTGCCGAGTCTGGGCGTCTACCTCCAGCCGCACGCCGTCACCGGGGAGTTCGCACCGCCGATGATCGGGACACGGTCCTTGGGGCGGTCCGGGAACCGGCTGGCGACCCGGGCGGTGAACGCGGCCGTGGACGCCGTGTTCACCGAGGCGGTCCATGAGCTGCGGGCCGGTCTCGGGCTGCCCCGCGCCGGGTCACGGGCCGCCCGCCGGGCCCGCGAGGCCGGGAACTGGCCCGTGCTGCACGGTTTCAGCGAGCGGATCGTGCCCCGGCCGGCCGACTGGCGGTCCGGGCTGCGGGTCGCGGGCTACTGGTGGCCGTACGATGCGCCGTCCACCGCGCTGCCCGCCGGCCTGAGCGCGTTTCTCGACGCCGGACCGCCACCGGTCTTCGTGGGCCTGGGCAGTGCCACCACACCCGATCCCGAGCGGGTCGGCGCGACGGTGGTCCGGGCGCTGCGAGCGGCCGGGCTGCGCGGCGTCGTCCAGTCCGGCTGGGCCGGGCTGCGGGCCGAAGGCGACGACATGCTGACGATCGGTGAGGTGCCGCACCGCGACCTCTTCCCCCGGATGGCGGCCGTGGTCCATGCCTGCGGCGCCGGGACCACGGCGGCCGGGCTGCGGGCCGGTGTCCCCGCGGTGCCGGTGCCCGTCCAGTTCGACCAGTCGTTCTGGGCGGCCCGGCTGACGGCCCTGGGCGTCGCGCCCGGCGCCGTACCGCTGCGCGGACTGACGGCCCCCGCGCTCACCGCGGCGCTGCGGAAGGCCACCGGGGACGAGAGTTACCGGGTACGGGCCCGGGCGCTGGCGGCACTGCTGGCCCGGGAGGACGGGATCGGGCCGGTGCTGGCGGCGGTGGAGGCCCGGGCCGGGGGCTGA
- a CDS encoding nitroreductase/quinone reductase family protein, whose amino-acid sequence MANDFNQKIIEEFRANDGRVGGPFEGARLLLLTTTGARSGARHTTPLGYLPDSDGRVLVIASAAGAPRHPAWYHNLVANPRVHIETGVFVYDADAVVLTGEERDQAFARAVETDDGWAEYQSRTTRTIPVVSLRPVAHDGPPTLSGPQSFGDALTRIHDVLRRELALIRQEVAASGTSLGAQLRINCLSLCQGLHNHHEGESQGMFPMIARQFPETADVMARLADEHRKVAELIDELQRVVTADRPDPKAALAEVDRLSAELEAHLLYEEEQLIPLFDR is encoded by the coding sequence ATGGCCAACGATTTCAACCAGAAGATCATCGAAGAGTTCCGGGCCAACGACGGCAGGGTCGGCGGTCCGTTCGAAGGAGCCAGGCTCCTGCTGCTGACCACCACGGGTGCCCGCAGCGGGGCCCGGCACACCACACCCCTCGGCTATCTGCCCGACAGCGACGGGCGGGTCCTGGTCATCGCCTCCGCCGCGGGCGCGCCCCGCCATCCCGCCTGGTACCACAACCTGGTGGCGAACCCCCGGGTCCACATCGAGACCGGCGTCTTCGTCTATGACGCGGACGCCGTCGTCCTCACCGGTGAGGAGCGCGACCAGGCCTTCGCCCGGGCCGTCGAGACCGACGACGGCTGGGCCGAGTACCAGAGCCGTACCACCCGGACGATCCCCGTCGTCTCCCTCCGGCCGGTCGCCCACGACGGACCGCCCACCCTCAGCGGCCCCCAGTCCTTCGGCGATGCCCTCACCCGTATCCACGATGTCCTGCGCCGCGAACTCGCACTGATCCGGCAGGAGGTCGCGGCCTCCGGTACGAGCCTCGGCGCCCAGCTCCGGATCAACTGCCTGAGCCTGTGCCAGGGGCTGCACAACCACCACGAGGGCGAGAGCCAGGGCATGTTCCCGATGATCGCCCGGCAGTTCCCGGAGACGGCGGACGTCATGGCCCGGCTGGCGGACGAGCACCGGAAGGTCGCGGAGCTGATCGACGAACTCCAGCGCGTGGTCACCGCCGACCGGCCCGACCCGAAGGCCGCTCTCGCCGAGGTCGACCGGCTCTCCGCCGAACTGGAGGCGCATCTGTTGTACGAGGAGGAGCAGCTCATACCGCTCTTCGACCGGTAG